Proteins encoded within one genomic window of Dasypus novemcinctus isolate mDasNov1 chromosome 17, mDasNov1.1.hap2, whole genome shotgun sequence:
- the LOC101422174 gene encoding PAT complex subunit Asterix-like — MSTNSVSDPQRPNKVPRNEPPPSETSPAVGRPTPRCVSLVSVVFGMRGSRLKPKWGAWVTVYCSSISFANSRSSGDARQMTSSFMLSPSATVMSVLRTLSP; from the coding sequence ATGTCCACGAACAGTGTGTCGGACCCACAGAGGCCGAACAAAGTGCCGAGGAACGAGCCCCCGCCGAGCGAGACAAGCCCTGCCGTGGGCCGCCCGACCCCGCGCTGCGTGAGCCTCGTCAGCGTGGTCTTCGGCATGCGCGGCTCCAGGCTTAAGCCGAAGTGGGGTGCTTGGGTCACAGTCTACTGCTCCTCCATCAGCTTCGCCAACTCCAGGAGCTCAGGGGACGCCAGGCAGATGACGAGCAGCTTCATGCTGTCCCCCTCTGCCACGGTGATGTCTGTCCTTAGAACCCTCAGCCCATGA